A single Triticum dicoccoides isolate Atlit2015 ecotype Zavitan chromosome 2A, WEW_v2.0, whole genome shotgun sequence DNA region contains:
- the LOC119358656 gene encoding acetylserotonin O-methyltransferase 1-like has product MTLKLLTEVSPQELLGALAELQNQVLGYVKSMSLRCAVDLGIPDAIHRRNGAATLADIATDAKVHPCKVADLQRVMELLTTSGIFTATATPGDGDTVTVVYGLTTACRFLVGWHSLSPMVPFCVNPLVVSSFFSMPEWLKTEPAAAGAGSLFELAHGCSQWEMVSKDAGFNNVLNDSMAVDSQVFLEVIIVDKGRIFRGLRSLIDVGGGNGAGTQVIAKAFPRIKCTVMDLPHVVGQAAGDDNLSFVAGDMFESIPSADAVLLKNILHDWGHDDCVKILQRCKEAIPARNAGGKVIIIDMVRGSANGDKKISEMEAIQNWGGTR; this is encoded by the exons ATGACGCTTAAGCTCTTGACCGAAGTGAGCCCGCAAGAGTTGCTCGGAGCTCTTGCCGAGCTCCAAAACCAGGTGCTCGGTTACGTCAAATCCATGTCGCTCCGGTGTGCCGTCGATCTAGGCATCCCTGACGCCATCCATCGCCGCAACGGCGCCGCCACCCTCGCCGACATCGCGACCGATGCCAAGGTACATCCGTGCAAGGTCGCCGACCTCCAGCGCGTGATGGAACTGCTTACCACCTCAGGCATCTTCACCGCCACCGCCACCCCCGGGGATGGTGACACCGTCACCGTCGTGTACGGGCTAACCACGGCCTGCCGCTTCCTCGTCGGCTGGCACAGCCTGTCCCCCATGGTGCCCTTCTGCGTCAACCCTCTGGTCGTCTCCTCCTTCTTCAGCATGCCCGAATGGTTGAAGACCGAGCCTGCGGCCGCTGGAGCCGGCTCCCTCTTCGAGCTGGCGCATGGCTGCTCCCAGTGGGAGATGGTGAGCAAGGACGCCGGCTTCAACAACGTCCTCAACGACTCCATGGCCGTGGATAGCCAGGTCTTCCTCGAGGTCATTATTGTCGACAAGGGCCGCATCTTCCGCGGTCTCAGATCGCTCATCGACGTCGGCGGTGGCAATGGCGCCGGCACACAGGTGATCGCCAAGGCGTTCCCACGCATCAAGTGCACCGTCATGGACCTTCCTCATGTTGTCGGGCAGGCCGCTGGTGATGACAACCTGAGTTTCGTCGCGGGTGATATGTTTGAATCCATTCCATCTGCCGATGCTGTCTTACTGAAG AACATTTTGCATGACTGGGGTCACGACGATTGTGTCAAAATACTTCAACGTTGCAAGGAAGCAATCCCTGCTAGAAATGCTGGAGGAAAAGTGATAATTATAGATATGGTAAGAGGATCTGCAAATGGCGACAAGAAAATCAGCGAGATGGAAGCAATACAGAACTGGGGTGGAACGAGATGA